Within the Oncorhynchus kisutch isolate 150728-3 linkage group LG13, Okis_V2, whole genome shotgun sequence genome, the region CTTGTAACATTGTTTTGATCTCAGTGGTGCGTACCAATCCAGTAGGAGGTGTACTGATGCTGTTGTTTGTTGGTTTCTTAGGGGCGAGAAGGTCGAGTAGGATTTGCCGGTTTGCCAGGGCCTTTTGTAAGTGGGAATAGCATAGTCTTCATTTACGAGACAATTCAGAATGATCAAGGTCAAGGAATTATTGACTTTCATCCATCGTACAGTGGTGAAATACTATTTTTACCTTGTTTCAAGTAAACATGATCACAGATTTCTGATTTTAGATGTGACTACCAGTTTTACTATGGCTTGATGTGTCTGTCCTGTccacagggagagatggggaagtcaggagagagaggagctgaaggAGAACCCGGTATTAAGGTTCCTAAGTACCTACACTTCTTATTCTGTCTATATAGTTTCCTGCCATCATCAGTAGAGAAAAATGCACTCACACCATAGATCTATACACCAGACCATTGAAGAACAGATCTGATGCTATAACGTGGTATATATTGAGACCGGTCAGTATGTTTGAGGTCTTGTTTTCATCTAACATTTGGATTTGAATTACATAGGGGAGGACTGGAATTCCAGGAGTCACTGGACTGAAAGGGCTGAAGGTAAAACTAATATTTTATTTAAGGATGCAGTTATTTTCACTCCTTGCCACACCTGCACATATTACTAAGGAGGGCCAGAGTTCAGAAAAGTGCAATGGAAGAGAACATGAAAACAGAACAATTGTCTTTCTCCACTCAGGGACTTCAAGGATATCTAGGAGGTAGGGGACTGGATGGAACACATGGACCCCCGGTAAGATCCCATCATACTGTATGTGTCCTGTGCCAGAGATGGTCCTGTGTTTAATTCACTCACAGGTGTGGTTTGACCATGATCCCTGTCCTCTAGGGACCCATCGGAGGAACTGCATCTGACGGGGATACTGGATCTACTGGACTAAGGGTAGGTATTCTACAACTTCAATTATTATTTTCTATTGTTGGCTATTTGGTCATTTTTTGGGACTACTAGACCTTACAGTtgtgatacactatatatacaaaagtatgcggacaccccttcaaattagtggattcaacCTTTTTCAGccccacccgttgctgacaggtgtatacaatcaaacacacagccatgcaatctccatagacaaacattgtcagtagaatgcccttactgaagagttcagttccaacaagtcagttcgtcaaatttctgccctactagagctgcccggtcaactctaagtgctgttattatgaagtggaaacatctaagagcaacaacagctcacgaaatggtaagccacacaagctcacagaacgggaccactgagtgctgaagtttgtagcgtgtaaaaattgtctgtcctcggttgcaacactcactactgagttccaaactgcctctgaaagaaatgtcagcacaataactgttcgctggagcttcatgaaatgggtttccatggccgagtagccgcacacaagcctaagctcaccatgcgcaatgccaagcatcggctggattggtgtaaagctcgccgccattgaagtctggagcagtagaaacgcgTTCTCTGTAGTGACTCCACCTGCCCAAATCCATAGTACCAACTATAAAagctggtggaggaggaataatggtctggggctgtttttcatggttcaggctaggccccttagttccagtgaagggaaatcttaatgctacagcatacaatgatattctagacgatGCTGTGCTTTCAACTTTTTTGGGAAGGCACCTTTCCTGTtaaagcatgacaatgcccccatgcacaaagcgaggtccatacagaaatgttctGTTGAGATTGgtgaggaagaacttgactggcctgtacagagccctgacctcaaccccatcgaacacctttgggatgaattggcacgccaactgcgagccaggcctaatcgcccataatcagtgtccaacctcactaatgcgcttgtggctgaatggaagcaagtccccgcagcaatgttccaacatctagtggaaagccttcacagaaaagtggaggctgatatagcagcaaaggggggaccaactccataataatgaccatgattttggaatgagatatttgaCGAGCAGgggccacatacttttggtcatgtagtgtatatttatatatgaTTTCATAGGGAATGGTGGGGAAGACTGGGGCACCAGGGATTCAAGGTCCAGTTGGGAAGAGTGTGAGTATTGTACTGTTCTTGGCTATACACACTAATTTACAACAGGCGATGATAAAATGATCATACTGACCAAGCATGGGGATATTATTTGTCAACAGGGGGATTCTGGTGGTAGAGGGATCACTGGTAAGCCAGGAAAGCCAGGAGTCAGGGTAAGTCCACGTTACCCCATAAACATTCTCTAACTCTTTTACTTAGCTATGTCTGACAAAGCAGTTGTGTTTGTCAGTGTATCAGCGCAATCTTTTTTGTCAGTTTGTTTTACCATCCTTTACATAGGGTGCCAAAGGTAAAGAGGGTCCGAACGGCCTTATGGGAAATCCTGGACGGAAGGTACTGAAATGGACCTCCTAAAATACAAAACATTGAAAATGGTTTCCCATAAAGCAATAAAGGAGTTATAAACTGTTTAGTAATACTATAGTGTGGACATAGCTTACTGATATGTTGATTTCGGAAGGGAAACAGAGGTCAAGAAGGTTCGAAGGGGAGACGCGGAAGTCCAGTAAGTGTCAAATTAGTTCTATTCTCAGAGCTTTATAAAGTGTGTCTGACTGAATCTACATGGAGACTCATGACATCTTCTCACATTGTGTTTCAGGGCGTGCAGGGATTGACAGGGATACAGGGATACAGAGGAGCTCCTGTAAGACTAAGCCACATTTTAGTCATTGTAACAGGGGCCATTTTTTTATATACACGGCAATTCAAAAGTTttagtcatttagaaatgtccttgtttttgaaagaaaagcgaatttttttctattaaaatgacatcaaattgatcagaaatacagcgtcGACAGGAAACGACAATACAGGAAATGACAAATTTcattatggaatatctacataggcgtacagaggccccttatcagcaaccatcactcctgtgttccaatggcacattgtgttagctaatccaagtttatcattttaaaaggctaattgataattagaaaaccgttttgcaattatgttagcacagctgaaaactgttgttcggattaaagaagaaataaaactggccttctttagactagttgagtatctggcacgtcagcatttgtgggttcaattacaggctcaaaatggccagaaacaaataactttcttctgaaactcatcagtctattcttgttctgagaaataaaggctattccattcgagaaattgccaagaaactgaagatcttgttcaacgctgtgtactactcccttcacagaacagagcaaactggccctaaccagaatagaaagaggagtgggaggccccggtgcacaactgagaaagaggacaagtacattagagtgtctagtttgagaaacagacggctcacaagtcctcaactggcagcttcattaaatattccctcaaaacaccagtctcaatggtcatcagtgaagagacgactccgggatgctggccttctaggcagagttgcaaagaaaaagccatatctcgaactggccaataaaaagaaaagattcagATTCAGATTACCTAAAAAAAAtggacaactagaatgccaaaggtctgcaaggctgtaactGCTGCAGATTGAGGATTCCTTGACAAAAGCTAAGTTTGAAGGacaaaataattttttaaattaaaaatcattatttataacgtTGTCAACATCTTGAATATATTTCCTATtaattttgcaactaatttcatgtatgttaTTATAAAAAACAAAAGACATTTCAAAGTGAAACCAAACTTTTGAAGGGTAGTGTAtagacagttgaagtcggaagtttacatacactgtatgttggagtcattaaaacaaattttttgttaacaaactatcattttggcaagtcggttaggacatctactttgtgcatgacacaagtaatttttacaacaattgtttacagacagattatttcactgtatcacaattccagtgggtcagacgtttacatacactaagtttactgtgcctttaaacaacttggaaaattccagtaaGTTATGTCATGGCTCTAGAagctttttttttacctttatttaaccaggcaagtcagttaagaacaaattcggcctaggaaccgtgggttaactgcctgttcaggggcagaacgacagatttgtaccttgtcagctcggggatttgaactcgcaaccttccggttactagtccaacgctctaaccactaggctaccctaattgacatcatttgagtcaattggaggtgtacctgtggatgtatttcaaggcctaccttcaaactcagtgcctctttgcttgatatcatgggaaaatctaaagaaatacctgaaggtaccactttatctgtacaaacagtagtacgcaagtataaacaacatgggaccatgcagccgtcataccactcaggaaggagacacgttctgtctcctagagatgaacgtactttggtgcgaaaagtgcaaatcaatcccaaaacaacagcaaaggaccttgtgaagatgctggaggaaacaggtacaaaagtatctatatccacagtaaaacgagtccaatatcaacataacctgaaaggccgctcagcaaggaagaagccactgctccaaaaccgccataaaaaagccagactacggtttgcaactgcacatggggacaaagatcgtactttttggattaatgtcctctggtctgatgaaacaaaaatagaactgtttggccataataacttttgttatgtttggaggaataatGGGGAGGcctgtaagccgaagaacaccatcccagccgtgaagcatgggggtggcaacatcatgttgtgggggtgctttgctgcaggagggactggtgcacttcccaaaatagatggcatcatgaggtaggaaaattatgtggatatgttgaagcaacatctcaagacatcagtcaggaagttaaagcttggtcacaaatgggtcttccaaatggacaatgaccccaagcatagttccaaagttgtggcaaaatggcttaagtaaaacaaggtcaaggtattagaggggccatcacaaagccctgacctcaatcccataaacaatttgtgggcagaactgaaaaagcgtgtgcgagcaaagaggccttaccaacctgactcagttacaccagctctgtcagggggaatggaccaaaattcacccaacttatggtgggaagctcgtggaaggctacccgaaacatttaacccaagttcaacattttaaaggcaatgctaccaaatactaattgagtgtatgtaaacatctgactcactgggaatgtgatgaaagaaataaaagctgaaataaataattctctactattattctgacatttcacattcttaaaataaagtggtgatcctaactgacctaagacagggaatttttactaggattgaatgtcaggaattgtgaaaaactgaatttaaatgtatttggctaaggtatatctaaacttacgacttcaactgtaccaatAATCCTGAATATTTACACTTCCGGTcaaaacatttggaacacctactcattcaagggtttttctttatttttactattttctacattgtataatagtgaagacctcaaaactatgaaataacatatatggaatcatggaaTCAATAGTGTTAAACTTATCAAAATCTGTTATagttgatattcttcaaagtagccaccctttaccttaatgacagatttgcacattcttggcattctctcaaccagcttcatgaggtagtcacctgaaatgcatttcaatgaacatgtGTGCCTtcataaaagtttatttgtggaatgtctttccttcttaatgcgtttgagccaatcagttgtgtagtgaccaggtaggggggtatatagaaaatagccctatttggtaaaagaccaagtacatataTAGCAAGAAaacctcaaataagcaaagacaaacgacagtccatcattactttcagacatgaaggtcaatcaatccggagcatttcaagaactttgaatgtttctccgcgcagtcgcaaaaaccatcaagtgctatgatgaaactggctctcatgaggaccgccacaggaatggaagacccagagttgtctctgctgcagaggatacattcattagagttaccagcctcagaaattgcagcccaaataaatgcttcagagttcaagtaacagacacatcttgacatcaactattcagagactgtgtgaatcaggccttcatggtcgaattgctgcaaagaaatcactacttaAGGaccccaataagaagaagagactttattggaccaagaaacacttttggttccaaccgtcgtgtctttgtgagacgcggtgtgggtgaacggatgatctctgcatgtgtatttcccaccgtaaagcatggaggagaaggtgtgatggtgtgggggtgctttgctgaatacactgtctgtgatttatttagaatcaaggcacacttaacccgcatggctaccacagcattgtacagcaatacgccatccaacctgttttgggcttagtgggactatcatttgtttttaaacaggataatgacccaacacacctccaggctgtgtaggggCTATTTTACctagaaggagagtaatggagtgccgcattagatgacctggcctccacaatcgcctaacatcaaccaaattgagatggcatatgtgggaactccttcaagactgttggaaaagcattccaggtgaagctggttgagagaatgccaagagtgtgcaaagctgtcatcaaggcaaagggtggctatttgaagaatctcaaatataaaatatattttgatttgtttaacccttttttgcttactacatgattccatgcgatatttcatagttttgatgtcttcactattattttacaatatagaaaatagtaaaaaattaagaaaaacccttgaattagtaggtgttctaaacttttgaccggtagtttACTACACTGTCCAAACACCCTGGTTTTAGCACTAGACTAGAGCATGTCGTGTTAAGTACTTGATTTCAGAGTTTATGTTCTTAATGGTGTGTATTGATCTTATTTATACAGGGCATAGCAGGCAATATAGGACCATGGGGTGAGGTGGGCCTCCAAGGGCCACCAGGGGACAAGGGGCCCCCAGGATTAGTTGGGCCCCGTGGAGTTGTAGGTTACCCAGTAAGTTACCTTGACGATTTGATTGATTGCTGTATTCTCAACGATTGTGGGGCGATTGACATTCTCTTTCATTTTGATATCTTCACATTGTGAATGTCCTTAAATTCTAGGGTAAAGATGGACCACAGGGAGGTATTGGGCCATTGGCAGACAATGGGGATAAGGTACAACTATACTCTATACTACTGTATATTCTGTCATTATCCATGTCATTGGGGCATCAGCTGTATCCAGTGTCTTTTTATAATCCTCTGAAATATCCTGTGTTTGTGCAGGGGTCCAGAGGAGCTATCGGACAGAATGGAGTTGCTGGTGTCGATGGTGAGGAGGTAGATTGATTATACTGTACTGATTATTTAGTCATTCTATTTATTCTAAATCTGGATTTGGTCATCCAAAATACAGGCATAAGATTTTTGACTAAAGAGTCTGATGTAAATCCATTGATCCTCAATGGGTAAAGACAATGATTGCATAAGAAGGGACAAGTGTTGCTGTGCTTTAGGGCCCGACTGGATTGTGGGGTCCAATGGGGCCACCAGGACTGAAGGGGCTACCGGTGAGTATCACAGGATTTATTGATCATGGTTGACAATAACTGTGATATTCAACCGACAAAAGGATCAATATGACATTTGAATATCTTAGGGTGAAAAGGGGAAGATGGGCGCTCAGGGGGAAAGAGGTGGAAAGGGGATCCAGGGAGACAGAGGCAACCAAGGTCAACAAGGACCAAAGGGCCCACTGGGGAAAGAAGTAGGTGTTGTGTTTTTTCTAAAAATGTGATTGTGATGGCTCAGAATCAGTCTTCCTGTGAGTTTACAGTATATCTTTAAAAAGGAGCTAATGCTGGTGTCCTCTGATTCACAGGGATACTTAGGGCCATCAGGGgacagagggaaagaaggagCTTCAGGACTTAAGGTGAGtcacaaaccatcaaacaagatAATATTTTTCAACCCCACATAAATCCATAAATTTGATTGAAATGAGATGAGATTCCTGCCTGATATCTGTGTCTCCTGATGATGTGGATGTGTCTTGACAGGGCCAGCCGGGCATCAGAGGCCCTACAGGTCTCGCTGGGCGTTACGGACCAGGGGGCAACACCGGGAGAGGCCGTGCCAAGGGAGAGAAGGGGCTCCCCGGAACCACAGTAAGTGTTGTTATGGTACCACTAtttgtaaatatacagtacagtatgaagctGAAATGTTGCTGAGAAAGATGTTCTGGGTTGGGAATTAGTGTCTGACTGGTGTGTTCCCTCTGATGTTATAGGGGCCTCCTGGAAGGTTTGGGCCTCCAGGCTTAGTTGGACCAAAAGGACCAACAGTAAGGACAGATTTCAAGGCACATTATTTAGAGTTAATTTAACCTGAGAATACATAATAGGACACTTAATGTCCTGTCATTGCAGGGTTTACCAGGAAAAAGAGGAGTCGATGGAAAAAGTGGACTTGGTGGACTTAAGGTGTAATGCACCATTCAATCTGTTACATTTACATTACCATGTTAGTCATTTAGAATATGCGCTCATCCAGATACCTTAAGGATGTTGAGTAATTCATATTATTTAAACAGTTTATATGGATTTACCATGATGCAATTTTAATACAATTTGTGTTTGATCCCAGGGAGATTatggggagaggggaaagactgGGGCTGGTGGTATCAAAGGAGATGTGGTATGTTTTGCTCTGCAActtttaaataaataacaatttcAACTTTTTTTCATCGTTTTAGCCTCCACatctactctccttctccttcctttaTGTTTTTCTCAGGGATTGCAAGGTCcaagggggaagaaaggagagtCTGGAACAGGAGGCAAAATGGTGGGATATTTCATTTTGATTTAATACAGAGTTTACTAGCTATTTTTGATTAAAGTTTAATATGTTTTGTGGATGTTTGTACACAGGGGACATTGGGAAAGAGGGGGTTCACTGGATCTCCAGGAGGTAAAGGCAGATCTGGGCCTGCTGGTGCCCCTGGAGAGAAAGGTGGTAAAGGAATAGAAGGGCCAAAGGTGAGAGGTTGTGTCATGCAGTACACAATCCCTCTTGAAATATCACACTCTTCATATGAAGTGGCTTTGTCTGACCTGATTTTCTCATTTATCTTTGATGAAGGGATTGCATGGCAGCCCAGGAaagaggggaggcaggggagttAGAGGCAAACCAGTGAGTTTAATCAGTTCTTTCTTTCAATGCTTGCTCTACACTCTACCAAACCCTCTCGCCACaatcagggttgggtaggttactttctaaatgtaatccattaaaGTTACTAGCTACCTGTCAAATTGAAATCAGTAATGGAGTTTGGAtgacccaaactcagtaatgcactctgattactttcagttacttttggattactttcccctttaAGGAATTAGAAGAAGACCAAagggatccatcaaacacatttggtgtgtcatcatagcaGTCTCTGACTTATTTTCAGacttgctcaggtggaacaaacttaaaacTTGTCTCTTTTTCAGCGCTGAGTTGAATGTCCTTGaggaaacagaaaggtgtcaatgtatttttttttacaaacatccTTTGTGAATTTAACATGTAATCCAAGAAGTTAactagttttttttaaagtatctTTAATCTGATTACATTATTTTAGCTGGTAATGTAAATGATTACAGCTACAGTTTTTTGcaatcagattacatgtaatctgttactccccaaccgTGCCCACAATGATTTCCCCCACAATGTATTGAAGCGAAGAGTCAATAGTACAATTTTAACTTTTCTTCTGTGCCACATTTTCCTCCTCTTGCTTATAGGGAGAAGAAGGCCCATTGGGACCGGATGGACCAGTTGGAAGATCTGGAAAGCCAGCAAGTATCCCTATAGGGCATGATCCTATCACAGAAAATACAATATAATGTGTTATGATGATGTTGATCCTATTGAGGTGTTTGTTACATTGTCTTTTCTATCTCAGGGACTTGCTGGTTTGGATGGATTGCTGGGGGTTGAAGGAAATGAAGGAGATAATGTAAGCATTGTCTGGTTCCCAAGCATAaccttaaaatatatatttgtcaaTCAGTAGCCCCAGGACATATTGTCTAATAGATCTTCCTTTGATTCTATTTGTCTCCAGGGTGATACTGGTTACAGAGGAACCCCTGGGAGGCCTGGTCTACCAGGGAAGATGGTGAGTGAAATACAGACTTGACTTAAGCATAGTGATTTTAAGGCTGTATAAATACACAGTATGTTGGAACTTGATGCATCCCTACTCTAATGATTAATGTTACAGGGTCAAAGTGGACAACCTGGATTGAGTGGTGGTCACGGAGCACCAGGGTCAAAGGTACGACCTGTGTTTGACTAAGTGAGATATCCAACAGTACATgtacatagaaatacaacaagaGCTATTTGGCCAAACATCTTTATTTTGCCATGGTTTACATTCAGAACCTTCCACCAATGTTTTGTCAAGGGTAATCTTGGATCAAAAGGAAAACGAGGACCTGCAGGGCCAATGGGGCCAAGGGTAAATACATGTGAAACCTTTACGTTAATGTTTATAACTCCCTGTATATTCTCAAACATGTTTTCTTATGCTTGATAACTAAGCACTCTGATATTGCTATTTTGCATAGGGTATTCCAGGGTTTGGAGGAGCAAAGGGGAAGTTTGGCCAGCATGGATCAAAGGTGCTGTATATGTCTCAACACTCaataacacctacagtatgttatagAGTAAATCAACAGAATTAGTTTTCTATGTGGTCACATCATCGCTCCTTTATATCTGTTatctctcagggtcaggcaggcggCAGAGGCCTGCAGGGACATATTGGACCACGAGGAATCAAAGTAGGTCATttggaatgtatttggaaatcAATGAACCACACCTCATATTTAGAGAGCCGATGACTCTTCAGTCTTTTTCTTTTAGGGGAATCCAGGACTGCCGGGGAATAAAGGGCGGCTAGGCCCAAAAGGCATACAGGTTAGCTGGTGGTATCTCTTTTCCATATGAATTGTTTTAAAGGAATTATATCCTGATACATGTTGCACAACAGT harbors:
- the si:dkey-21p1.3 gene encoding collagen alpha-1(I) chain isoform X1, with product MPTVSVFKGGPGPPGMPGPPGRTGSDGIDGINSDDGPAGPPGEQGLQGYRGEKGSKGELGEWGYEGEPGPQGNRGQKGDKGNKGNRGLIGITGYIGIPGARGQLGYPGTSGPPGDIGGIGFVGSPGPPGKMGPRGPKGVPGVNGPPGQPGERGLRGPLRPQGEPGPDGIVGFPGVRGPQGKTGADGPTGPKGDPGDAGDEGNIGESGLSGLHGANGKPGKTGPSGDPGIKASKRSDKGDPGFKGDQGRPGPPGKRGFKGRGGASGLLGNVGPVGPPGFPGTTGYDGIIGENGKQGKDGTKGGRGPSGGPGVVGPRGDKGREGRVGFAGLPGPFGEMGKSGERGAEGEPGIKGRTGIPGVTGLKGLKGLQGYLGGRGLDGTHGPPGPIGGTASDGDTGSTGLRGMVGKTGAPGIQGPVGKSGDSGGRGITGKPGKPGVRGAKGKEGPNGLMGNPGRKGNRGQEGSKGRRGSPGVQGLTGIQGYRGAPGIAGNIGPWGEVGLQGPPGDKGPPGLVGPRGVVGYPGKDGPQGGIGPLADNGDKGSRGAIGQNGVAGVDGEEGPTGLWGPMGPPGLKGLPGEKGKMGAQGERGGKGIQGDRGNQGQQGPKGPLGKEGYLGPSGDRGKEGASGLKGQPGIRGPTGLAGRYGPGGNTGRGRAKGEKGLPGTTGPPGRFGPPGLVGPKGPTGLPGKRGVDGKSGLGGLKGDYGERGKTGAGGIKGDVGLQGPRGKKGESGTGGKMGTLGKRGFTGSPGGKGRSGPAGAPGEKGGKGIEGPKGLHGSPGKRGGRGVRGKPGEEGPLGPDGPVGRSGKPGLAGLDGLLGVEGNEGDNGDTGYRGTPGRPGLPGKMGQSGQPGLSGGHGAPGSKGNLGSKGKRGPAGPMGPRGIPGFGGAKGKFGQHGSKGQAGGRGLQGHIGPRGIKGNPGLPGNKGRLGPKGIQGDIGPRGPPGKKGFPGLPGLFGNRGMKGIQGMPGVKGLKGVRGQPGKPGPPGRPRNRRPGALGKRRGSKKQTRAMTRRTLTSLPDQNPSSSISWPQGSKDSPATTCHELGLIHPHLQDGHFYMDPNQGCPFDAVQVFCNFTAGGMTCIPPVQSQIIGKWEPEKNMSKKYIQWFSQLDGGYKSEYAGLDVVQLRFLRLHSHSATQHLTIACPFNHNSREIRKNATSRVLHFLGDSGGEIGSSYLTVSKNGCEVEVEVRVRGSTEIHRGDMELLPLRDVRMEGRGDHWDTDLRAVLGPLCFL
- the si:dkey-21p1.3 gene encoding collagen alpha-1(I) chain isoform X2, producing the protein MANQEKLDPQGIKASKRSDKGDPGFKGDQGRPGPPGKRGFKGRGGASGLLGNVGPVGPPGFPGTTGYDGIIGENGKQGKDGTKGGRGPSGGPGVVGPRGDKGREGRVGFAGLPGPFGEMGKSGERGAEGEPGIKGRTGIPGVTGLKGLKGLQGYLGGRGLDGTHGPPGPIGGTASDGDTGSTGLRGMVGKTGAPGIQGPVGKSGDSGGRGITGKPGKPGVRGAKGKEGPNGLMGNPGRKGNRGQEGSKGRRGSPGVQGLTGIQGYRGAPGIAGNIGPWGEVGLQGPPGDKGPPGLVGPRGVVGYPGKDGPQGGIGPLADNGDKGSRGAIGQNGVAGVDGEEGPTGLWGPMGPPGLKGLPGEKGKMGAQGERGGKGIQGDRGNQGQQGPKGPLGKEGYLGPSGDRGKEGASGLKGQPGIRGPTGLAGRYGPGGNTGRGRAKGEKGLPGTTGPPGRFGPPGLVGPKGPTGLPGKRGVDGKSGLGGLKGDYGERGKTGAGGIKGDVGLQGPRGKKGESGTGGKMGTLGKRGFTGSPGGKGRSGPAGAPGEKGGKGIEGPKGLHGSPGKRGGRGVRGKPGEEGPLGPDGPVGRSGKPGLAGLDGLLGVEGNEGDNGDTGYRGTPGRPGLPGKMGQSGQPGLSGGHGAPGSKGNLGSKGKRGPAGPMGPRGIPGFGGAKGKFGQHGSKGQAGGRGLQGHIGPRGIKGNPGLPGNKGRLGPKGIQGDIGPRGPPGKKGFPGLPGLFGNRGMKGIQGMPGVKGLKGVRGQPGKPGPPGRPRNRRPGALGKRRGSKKQTRAMTRRTLTSLPDQNPSSSISWPQGSKDSPATTCHELGLIHPHLQDGHFYMDPNQGCPFDAVQVFCNFTAGGMTCIPPVQSQIIGKWEPEKNMSKKYIQWFSQLDGGYKSEYAGLDVVQLRFLRLHSHSATQHLTIACPFNHNSREIRKNATSRVLHFLGDSGGEIGSSYLTVSKNGCEVEVEVRVRGSTEIHRGDMELLPLRDVRMEGRGDHWDTDLRAVLGPLCFL